A single window of Rhodohalobacter sp. 614A DNA harbors:
- a CDS encoding nuclear transport factor 2 family protein, whose product MKLNQRITVLIGLFIIFIGSPVFAQNADMVEEITALSQQKWQWMADKNVDELSNLFNEDARFVHMSGSWGTDRELEIIESGSIWYKNADVHQVVVETFGDTVILWNRITLEAEVRGNVVSNEFTVTEVYQNQAGDWSLLDLTFSSVRDTHSIEE is encoded by the coding sequence ATGAAATTGAATCAACGAATAACAGTACTCATTGGACTCTTTATAATATTCATTGGCTCGCCTGTCTTCGCACAAAATGCGGATATGGTGGAGGAAATTACAGCTCTTTCCCAACAGAAATGGCAGTGGATGGCCGACAAGAATGTAGATGAGCTCTCAAACTTATTTAATGAGGATGCACGTTTTGTCCACATGAGCGGATCCTGGGGAACAGACCGGGAACTCGAAATCATTGAAAGCGGAAGCATTTGGTACAAAAATGCAGATGTGCACCAGGTTGTGGTAGAAACGTTTGGCGACACCGTCATCCTTTGGAACCGCATAACCCTGGAGGCTGAGGTTCGGGGCAATGTCGTATCCAATGAGTTTACGGTTACGGAAGTCTATCAAAACCAGGCCGGTGATTGGAGCCTGTTGGACCTGACGTTTAGCAGCGTGCGGGATACTCATAGCATTGAAGAGTAG
- a CDS encoding SMP-30/gluconolactonase/LRE family protein, with amino-acid sequence MMNKMKHTVADFKELKILRSLIVLITALGLYANTASAQESETYSVGDPLGLTSNGEFQPISSNVSVYGAIQSAESCIYDAERELIVVPSMGDRQNVQVNDAWVSLINFDGSVHTTKWIGVQNSNQRSDLNPPLVLNDPLGSEIADGVLYFADRDGGTSRDDPSTAVIRRFDLETGEPLEDIRIEESPWINDITVAEDGTIYTTQTGDIGPDGDPQSWKVWEISPEGSISEFAVGDPINVPNGIAIDTDGNIVVVNFGNPDVLTFSPDGELLKTEQAVQAGGDGIEIMPDGTKYISSVRQGGISRIRPGESAELIAENIPSAASICYDSDNNQLVVPMTSQSTLGFIPLD; translated from the coding sequence ATGATGAATAAAATGAAACACACAGTGGCAGATTTTAAAGAACTCAAAATACTTCGCTCGCTTATAGTATTAATAACGGCCCTTGGACTTTATGCTAATACGGCATCAGCCCAGGAATCGGAAACCTATTCGGTTGGAGATCCTCTGGGTCTCACTTCTAACGGTGAATTTCAACCGATTTCATCCAACGTAAGCGTATATGGCGCGATTCAATCTGCGGAAAGCTGTATCTATGATGCGGAACGAGAACTGATCGTCGTACCCAGTATGGGTGACCGGCAGAATGTTCAGGTAAACGATGCCTGGGTTTCGCTGATTAATTTCGACGGTTCGGTTCATACCACGAAGTGGATTGGCGTTCAGAACTCCAATCAGCGCAGCGATTTAAATCCGCCATTGGTTCTGAATGATCCCCTTGGAAGCGAAATTGCAGATGGCGTTCTCTATTTTGCTGATCGCGATGGCGGTACAAGCCGGGATGATCCATCAACAGCCGTCATTCGCCGGTTTGATCTGGAAACAGGCGAGCCGCTGGAAGATATTCGAATCGAAGAATCTCCCTGGATTAATGACATCACTGTAGCAGAAGACGGAACGATCTACACCACACAAACCGGTGATATTGGACCCGATGGTGATCCGCAATCCTGGAAAGTATGGGAAATTTCTCCGGAGGGTAGTATTTCTGAATTTGCTGTTGGTGATCCCATTAATGTCCCCAACGGCATTGCGATAGACACCGATGGTAATATTGTGGTAGTCAACTTTGGGAATCCCGATGTCCTCACTTTTTCACCTGATGGTGAGCTGCTGAAAACGGAACAAGCCGTTCAGGCGGGAGGCGATGGAATCGAAATCATGCCGGATGGCACGAAGTATATCAGCAGTGTACGACAGGGCGGAATTTCCAGAATCCGTCCGGGTGAGTCTGCCGAACTGATTGCAGAGAACATCCCAAGTGCGGCTTCTATTTGCTACGATTCAGACAACAACCAGCTTGTGGTTCCGATGACATCACAGAGTACGCTCGGGTTTATACCTTTAGATTAA
- a CDS encoding PQQ-dependent sugar dehydrogenase, which yields MNINKNISNPIRRRFSGFTKINHLFAAVSLFAVLLIAGCGGPSGDSNQNLASAEIVCDEDNGGITLPDGFCASVVVDSLGPARHIAIGENGDIYVKTRSEEGGIAALRDTTGDFKADIIERFSDMTPVRGGILWETGMAIHDGHIWASNTESVYRWPMPEDGSLVPEGEPEIVVTGFPEQQSHDSKSIAFDNNGYLYVNVGAPSNACQQEPRTPGSMGEDPCPQLERQAGIWRFHADSLGQTQQDDGTHFATGIRNVVGLDWNHEDNALYVMQHGRDQLNTLWPDLYTEEDNAELPAEEMFRLTEGANAGWPYCYYDWRQEEKVLSPEYGGDGQEVGRCSEFLDPVVAFPGHWAPNGLLFYTGQHFPRHYQGGAFIAFHGSWNRAPLPQRGYRVSFVPFENGSPAGDYETFADGFAGVDPIPNPGAAEHRPMGLAIAPDGALYISDSVKGRIWRVVHTGESK from the coding sequence ATGAATATCAATAAAAACATTTCAAACCCGATCAGAAGAAGATTTTCTGGCTTCACAAAGATCAATCATCTTTTTGCAGCTGTATCATTATTTGCGGTACTGCTCATTGCCGGCTGTGGCGGTCCTTCGGGCGACAGTAATCAAAATCTTGCAAGTGCAGAAATTGTATGCGATGAAGATAATGGGGGCATCACTCTGCCGGACGGATTTTGTGCAAGCGTTGTCGTTGATAGCCTCGGCCCTGCACGCCATATTGCCATAGGAGAGAATGGTGACATTTATGTAAAAACACGAAGTGAAGAGGGCGGAATTGCTGCCCTTCGTGATACAACAGGTGATTTCAAGGCTGATATTATTGAGCGATTCAGTGATATGACTCCCGTGAGAGGCGGAATTTTGTGGGAAACCGGAATGGCTATCCACGATGGGCATATCTGGGCTTCCAATACGGAGTCCGTCTATCGGTGGCCCATGCCTGAAGACGGATCGCTTGTTCCTGAAGGTGAGCCGGAGATCGTTGTTACCGGTTTCCCGGAACAGCAGTCTCACGATTCCAAATCGATTGCTTTTGATAATAATGGATATCTCTATGTAAATGTGGGTGCTCCATCCAATGCTTGTCAGCAAGAACCACGTACTCCCGGTTCTATGGGAGAAGATCCATGCCCGCAGCTGGAACGGCAAGCGGGTATTTGGCGCTTTCATGCTGACTCTTTGGGCCAGACACAGCAGGACGATGGCACACACTTCGCCACAGGTATTAGAAATGTCGTGGGCCTTGATTGGAATCATGAGGACAACGCCCTATACGTAATGCAGCACGGGCGGGATCAGCTCAATACACTTTGGCCGGATCTTTATACCGAAGAGGATAATGCCGAACTCCCTGCTGAAGAGATGTTCAGACTGACTGAAGGCGCAAATGCAGGATGGCCATATTGCTACTACGACTGGCGGCAGGAAGAAAAAGTTCTTAGTCCCGAATATGGTGGCGACGGACAGGAAGTCGGACGATGTTCAGAGTTTCTCGATCCGGTAGTAGCCTTTCCTGGTCACTGGGCGCCAAATGGGCTTCTGTTTTACACCGGTCAACACTTTCCAAGACACTATCAGGGCGGTGCTTTCATTGCCTTTCATGGTTCCTGGAACCGAGCTCCGTTGCCTCAAAGAGGATATAGGGTATCCTTTGTTCCTTTTGAAAATGGTTCTCCGGCGGGTGATTACGAGACCTTTGCTGATGGATTTGCCGGTGTAGATCCAATCCCCAACCCCGGTGCGGCAGAACACCGTCCGATGGGCCTCGCAATCGCACCGGACGGCGCCCTCTATATTTCTGACTCCGTAAAAGGACGAATCTGGCGGGTAGTTCACACAGGAGAAAGTAAATAA
- a CDS encoding aldo/keto reductase: MKNVVLNNGIEMPILGFGVYQIQDHDECKRCVLDAIDVGYRAIDTAASYQNEEAVGDAIQESGIEREDLFVTSKLWIEDVGFEATQKAVETSLNKLQTDYLDLYLIHQPFGDVHGSWRAMEELYKDGKLKAIGVSNFHPDRVMDLIVFNDVVPAVNQIETHPFYQRHDDQQFLKENGIQHESWAPFAEGKNNTFSNELLVSIGEKYGKSSAQVVLRWLIQRKVVVIPKTVKKNRMKENFNVFDFELSDEDMESIRSLDTGESQFFSHRDPEIIKWFASRLEEHE; this comes from the coding sequence ATGAAAAATGTAGTACTCAATAACGGCATTGAAATGCCGATTCTTGGATTTGGCGTGTACCAGATACAGGATCACGATGAATGCAAGCGATGCGTGCTGGATGCGATCGACGTGGGATATCGCGCCATCGATACGGCTGCATCCTATCAGAACGAAGAGGCTGTTGGAGATGCAATTCAGGAAAGCGGGATTGAGCGAGAAGATCTCTTTGTAACCTCTAAACTTTGGATTGAGGACGTTGGTTTCGAAGCTACTCAAAAAGCAGTTGAAACATCCCTGAACAAACTGCAAACAGACTATCTGGATCTCTACCTGATCCATCAACCGTTTGGGGATGTGCACGGTTCGTGGCGAGCGATGGAAGAATTGTATAAAGATGGAAAGTTAAAGGCGATTGGTGTCAGCAATTTTCACCCCGACCGCGTGATGGACCTGATCGTTTTCAATGATGTTGTTCCGGCCGTCAATCAGATTGAAACTCATCCTTTTTATCAGCGGCACGACGACCAACAGTTTTTGAAAGAGAACGGTATTCAGCATGAATCGTGGGCGCCTTTTGCTGAGGGTAAGAATAACACGTTCAGCAATGAGCTGTTAGTCTCCATCGGTGAGAAGTATGGCAAGTCTTCTGCGCAAGTCGTACTGAGATGGCTCATTCAAAGAAAAGTCGTGGTGATTCCGAAAACGGTTAAAAAAAATCGAATGAAAGAGAATTTCAATGTCTTCGATTTTGAACTTTCTGATGAGGATATGGAATCGATCCGATCGCTGGATACCGGGGAAAGCCAGTTCTTCAGCCACCGCGATCCGGAAATCATCAAGTGGTTTGCCAGCCGGTTAGAAGAACATGAATAG
- a CDS encoding aldo/keto reductase produces MKKKNKMSRRDFMLRTALTGSGLAALPLMGFASKKESEKKNSGSLSSQKASINDKRKLASLEVSSIGVGVQNMARKYTTTTPYRPEMINVLRTAFDQGVTFFDTAEAYGPHECERILGEATESFRDDIVIASKFGWNIDQETGERRPGLNSRPEHIKVVVEGMLRRLRTDRIDLLYQHRVDPEVPIEDVAGAVKDLMDEGKVLHWGLSEMGLNTLRRAHAEVPVTAVQNEYSMLWRGPEENVIPTCEELGIGFVPWSPLGVQFLTGWIGENTRFAQGDIRGVEPRFSPENLPHNLALVDLIEKWAERKEAAPAQIALAWLLAQKPWIVPIPGSTNKDHVIQNIGAASIQFSSDELSELNSSLSKIEIRGQRLPDGVLRFSGVEAPPKN; encoded by the coding sequence ATGAAAAAGAAAAATAAAATGAGCCGCCGTGATTTTATGCTGAGAACTGCACTGACCGGTTCTGGTTTGGCAGCGTTACCTTTGATGGGATTTGCATCAAAGAAAGAATCTGAAAAGAAAAATTCGGGCAGTTTATCAAGTCAAAAAGCATCCATAAACGACAAACGAAAACTCGCTTCGCTGGAGGTCTCCAGCATTGGGGTGGGCGTTCAGAATATGGCACGAAAATATACAACCACAACGCCCTACCGGCCGGAGATGATTAACGTACTCCGGACCGCTTTCGACCAGGGAGTTACCTTCTTCGATACCGCGGAAGCCTACGGACCTCATGAGTGTGAACGAATTCTCGGTGAGGCCACGGAATCTTTTCGGGATGATATAGTAATTGCCAGCAAGTTTGGCTGGAACATCGACCAGGAGACCGGAGAGCGGCGTCCCGGCCTCAACAGCCGCCCGGAGCATATTAAAGTTGTTGTTGAGGGAATGCTCAGACGTCTGCGAACGGACCGTATTGATCTCCTCTACCAGCACCGGGTCGATCCCGAAGTCCCAATTGAAGATGTGGCCGGGGCCGTGAAGGATCTGATGGATGAAGGCAAAGTTCTGCATTGGGGTTTGTCAGAGATGGGGCTCAACACACTTCGCCGTGCTCATGCCGAGGTTCCTGTTACTGCTGTTCAGAATGAATATTCTATGCTGTGGCGCGGGCCTGAAGAGAATGTGATTCCTACTTGTGAAGAACTTGGAATTGGTTTCGTGCCGTGGAGTCCGCTTGGAGTCCAGTTTTTAACCGGCTGGATTGGTGAAAATACCCGCTTTGCCCAGGGTGATATTCGTGGTGTGGAGCCTCGATTTTCACCGGAAAATCTTCCGCACAATCTTGCACTTGTTGACCTGATTGAAAAGTGGGCTGAACGGAAAGAGGCCGCTCCTGCCCAGATCGCGCTGGCATGGTTGTTGGCACAAAAGCCCTGGATCGTTCCAATTCCCGGGAGCACTAACAAGGACCATGTGATCCAGAATATCGGTGCAGCTTCGATTCAATTTTCATCAGATGAACTCTCTGAACTGAATTCATCTCTCTCAAAAATCGAGATTAGGGGACAGCGGCTTCCGGACGGAGTGCTACGATTCTCGGGCGTTGAGGCACCACCGAAAAACTGA
- a CDS encoding nuclear transport factor 2 family protein produces MKQVIYTLLLFVGLSTQAVAQQNENVTSAEQEIINLSEEKWQWMADKNVEALADLFHEKAEFVHMGGSWGTERELAIIESGGIWYKEADIHEVSVNIIDNTAILLNRITLIAEVGGNEVTNPFEVTEVYVKQDDDWKLGVLSFTRLSRGND; encoded by the coding sequence ATGAAACAAGTTATATACACCCTTTTATTATTTGTCGGGCTATCAACACAGGCGGTGGCACAGCAAAATGAAAACGTTACGAGTGCAGAACAGGAGATCATTAATCTATCCGAAGAGAAGTGGCAGTGGATGGCCGACAAAAATGTGGAGGCCCTGGCGGATCTCTTTCATGAAAAGGCGGAGTTTGTTCACATGGGTGGATCTTGGGGAACAGAAAGAGAGCTTGCTATTATCGAAAGCGGTGGGATTTGGTATAAAGAGGCAGATATCCACGAGGTATCCGTGAATATTATTGACAATACGGCCATTCTCTTGAACAGAATTACCCTGATAGCTGAGGTTGGCGGCAACGAAGTCACCAATCCATTCGAGGTCACCGAGGTGTATGTGAAACAGGACGATGACTGGAAATTAGGAGTTTTGTCATTCACAAGGCTCTCTCGTGGCAATGATTAG
- a CDS encoding carboxylesterase/lipase family protein, whose product MKKIIVGLFIIMSCYLMAHQTSVVAQEADSNASPTVQTESGIVRGVTEGDVSSFKGIPFAAPPVGEYRWRPPQPVDSWEGVRDATEYGANCAQSGWGAAPGTIAEGSSEDCLFLNIWKPAGIEEGADLPVMVWIHGGAFVGGSGAGGATTGEEFAKQDVILMTINYRLGRLGHFAFPALSEEHPEEPKGSYAYMDQIAALEWIQENIEAFGGDPDNVTIFGFSAGGVSVHSLLTIPDARGLFHKVISESGGGRDGVLTGRPINEDNADPLYTVSAETIGINFARKKGINGTGEEALAELRALSVEEIVDGGQETDGENGPRTYSGPILDGELVVETAESAYEAGRQADVPLIIGNTSAEVGGGFVNNSSSKEELFSLFGELEDQARAAYDPDGDKEFAEVITKFNTDWVWGEPARMTARTFVAADNPAYMYLFSYVPEAMQERMRFGAGHGSEVAYVFNNLDARWGDIEPTTEEQELAQVMNTYWANFAKTGDPNGEGVPEWPVYNSQTEEILDIESGGETVGKPDPREERLDVIQKAIETLRDRLHSRGI is encoded by the coding sequence ATGAAAAAAATAATCGTTGGCTTATTCATCATTATGAGTTGCTATTTGATGGCTCATCAAACATCCGTGGTTGCACAGGAAGCTGATTCCAATGCCTCACCAACAGTTCAAACTGAAAGCGGTATTGTTCGCGGTGTGACGGAAGGAGACGTTTCAAGCTTCAAGGGGATTCCCTTTGCGGCTCCACCTGTTGGCGAATATCGCTGGCGTCCACCTCAACCTGTAGATTCCTGGGAAGGTGTGCGTGATGCAACCGAGTATGGTGCTAATTGTGCTCAGTCCGGATGGGGAGCTGCTCCCGGAACCATTGCGGAAGGCTCATCGGAAGATTGTCTCTTCCTGAATATCTGGAAACCTGCCGGAATTGAAGAGGGAGCGGATCTTCCCGTGATGGTATGGATCCACGGAGGTGCTTTTGTTGGCGGAAGCGGTGCGGGTGGCGCAACCACAGGAGAGGAATTCGCCAAACAGGACGTCATTTTGATGACTATCAACTATCGTCTTGGACGCCTCGGACATTTTGCATTCCCTGCATTGAGTGAGGAGCATCCCGAGGAGCCAAAAGGCAGCTACGCTTATATGGACCAGATTGCCGCCCTCGAATGGATACAGGAAAATATTGAAGCATTCGGTGGCGATCCGGATAATGTGACCATTTTTGGTTTTTCTGCCGGTGGCGTGTCGGTTCATTCGCTTTTGACCATACCGGATGCAAGAGGCCTTTTTCATAAAGTGATTAGTGAATCAGGCGGCGGTCGTGACGGTGTACTTACCGGCAGGCCGATCAACGAAGATAATGCCGATCCCCTCTACACAGTTTCTGCTGAAACTATCGGGATCAACTTTGCACGAAAAAAGGGGATTAATGGAACCGGTGAAGAAGCACTGGCAGAACTTCGTGCACTGAGTGTGGAAGAGATTGTGGATGGAGGCCAGGAAACCGATGGAGAGAATGGTCCGCGTACCTATTCAGGCCCGATTTTGGATGGGGAGCTGGTAGTGGAAACAGCTGAAAGTGCTTATGAAGCAGGCAGACAGGCAGACGTTCCGCTTATCATCGGGAATACAAGTGCCGAAGTAGGCGGTGGTTTTGTAAACAACAGCAGTTCAAAAGAAGAACTCTTTTCACTTTTTGGAGAACTGGAAGATCAGGCGAGAGCTGCTTACGATCCTGACGGCGACAAAGAATTCGCTGAGGTTATCACAAAGTTTAATACCGACTGGGTTTGGGGTGAGCCGGCCCGGATGACAGCAAGAACATTTGTTGCCGCAGACAACCCGGCTTATATGTATCTGTTCTCCTATGTTCCGGAAGCAATGCAGGAGCGAATGCGGTTTGGTGCCGGACACGGATCAGAAGTTGCCTATGTGTTTAACAACCTGGATGCCCGTTGGGGTGATATTGAGCCAACGACTGAAGAACAAGAGTTAGCGCAAGTGATGAACACCTATTGGGCAAACTTCGCCAAGACAGGTGATCCCAATGGCGAAGGGGTACCTGAATGGCCCGTTTACAATTCCCAAACTGAAGAGATACTCGACATTGAGTCCGGTGGCGAAACAGTCGGCAAGCCCGATCCCAGAGAAGAAAGGCTGGATGTGATTCAAAAGGCCATTGAGACATTAAGAGACCGTTTACACTCGCGCGGTATTTAA
- a CDS encoding carboxymuconolactone decarboxylase family protein codes for MKKFSTQLLISLIVASSCLSLDLKAQNSEQNQRLSEKQQALIPIAAYTAIGDLQRLKPALHNGLDAGLTVNEIKESIVHLYAYAGFPRSIRSLQTFMEVLEEREAEGINDELGPEASPINDDRSKYERGVETLYELTGSDWGKPESGYGAFAPAIDRFLKEHLFADLFERDVLTYAQRELVVISILSSLDGVEPMLGSHFNLSLNVGLTTGQLQHFVDIIETTLGEEKGEIAQSVLDNVLENRSE; via the coding sequence ATGAAAAAATTTAGCACACAACTACTTATCAGTTTAATTGTGGCTAGCAGTTGTCTTTCACTTGATCTGAAAGCGCAAAACTCAGAACAGAATCAGAGACTCAGCGAAAAGCAGCAAGCATTGATTCCGATTGCAGCCTATACGGCCATTGGTGACCTGCAACGTTTAAAACCTGCACTACATAACGGTTTGGATGCGGGTCTGACAGTCAATGAAATCAAAGAGTCCATAGTTCACTTGTACGCTTATGCCGGATTTCCCAGAAGCATTCGAAGTCTTCAAACCTTTATGGAGGTCTTGGAGGAGCGTGAGGCCGAGGGTATAAATGATGAACTGGGCCCAGAAGCTTCCCCAATCAATGATGACCGAAGCAAGTACGAACGGGGAGTGGAAACTTTGTATGAGCTGACCGGCTCAGACTGGGGAAAGCCGGAGTCGGGCTACGGAGCGTTTGCCCCTGCCATTGACAGATTCCTCAAAGAACATCTGTTTGCCGACCTGTTTGAGCGGGATGTATTAACCTACGCTCAACGAGAGCTGGTGGTCATTTCCATACTCAGCAGCCTCGATGGCGTGGAGCCGATGTTGGGAAGCCATTTCAATCTTTCCCTGAATGTCGGTTTAACTACCGGTCAGTTGCAGCATTTTGTAGATATCATCGAAACTACATTAGGTGAAGAGAAAGGAGAAATCGCTCAATCAGTACTGGATAACGTGCTGGAAAACAGATCTGAATAA
- a CDS encoding cupin domain-containing protein, translating into MMNWMRTFLLPLLTITILFISCSNEPQTDTADGPKTEPVFPIGQEISSDNFTGTAWLNMIAENDANLNTHIGNVTFAPGARTNWHSHPGGQILLATDGTGYYQEKGSSIQILQKGDVIQCPPNVEHWHGASPDSKFTHIAIGPNLDEGGVVWLNPVTEEDYNSID; encoded by the coding sequence ATGATGAATTGGATGAGAACATTCCTCTTGCCGCTTTTAACTATAACTATTTTATTCATTTCCTGTAGTAATGAACCGCAAACGGATACTGCTGACGGACCGAAAACAGAACCGGTGTTTCCAATAGGTCAAGAAATTTCGAGTGACAATTTCACCGGTACTGCATGGTTGAACATGATTGCAGAAAACGATGCGAACCTGAACACTCATATTGGCAACGTAACGTTTGCGCCCGGTGCAAGAACGAATTGGCACTCTCATCCGGGCGGACAAATTCTTCTCGCAACAGATGGCACCGGTTATTATCAGGAGAAAGGTTCATCCATACAAATCCTGCAAAAAGGGGATGTGATTCAATGTCCACCCAATGTTGAGCACTGGCACGGTGCTTCACCCGACAGCAAGTTTACTCATATTGCCATCGGCCCTAATCTTGACGAGGGTGGCGTAGTTTGGTTAAATCCTGTTACTGAGGAGGATTACAATAGCATTGACTAA
- a CDS encoding type IV secretory system conjugative DNA transfer family protein, whose protein sequence is MAEKKTLQHENNLIGFVFLTGLLSVVMSWLYFNQFVMSGFGDVRPNIQIGKTGVMIIFWLLAVSLLTGGYFLWKKLWRNASISFFSVGLFVLCVNGELYDPSLLFYYIQEYSISSIPEHLLIWGSLYVIAMMIVIWGTIRPRGPAEKGVHGTAEVQYGDHYTHTGFKIGGEGEIVIGRHKKSNNILTFKGEKHLVTVAPTRSGKGVGSIIPNLLHYPNSVIVVDPKGENCNFTAEHRQNKFGHKIICLDPFRESIWGKENGTNHFNPLDAIPNTFQKAFRPCNALVDTIFSEEIKGDPFWSRRAKNLYLGFLIYICTAPEFNNPDHPDYHPDLRNLSTVNHLFSIPAEDLMAYIEKISVSDVPLNVKKFANDFLSAGVSVKMLIGIMETLKSEIQLFHSPELSSVMSHSDFSYDEVAIGKATIYLIVPPEELRTYSKWTRIMITMFIQRAIYIRKTRLQEASEEKILFLMDEFTNLGKLNIVRDNYSIAGGYGLQFWIIFQDLGQLKPLYKQSWQSFFSNADVVQVFGVNDIDTAEYISRTLGDTTIVSVSKSKNQSTGFRYSGGKGTSKSEQKRRLYNADEVKRFPRNLQFIITNGENPVIAKKIQYYRDLEFKDYTPTQTQVFSKLSSLPVWFDIDNDDLSLERKLRLLIHGEARPDLPPAEDSNDIQLSVDNPDIDELEEDDHGDDMDISMF, encoded by the coding sequence ATGGCCGAAAAGAAAACATTACAACACGAGAACAACCTTATTGGGTTTGTATTTCTTACAGGCCTCTTGTCTGTTGTAATGAGCTGGTTGTATTTCAATCAGTTTGTGATGAGTGGATTTGGCGACGTTCGGCCTAACATCCAGATAGGCAAGACGGGAGTCATGATTATCTTTTGGTTGTTGGCTGTTTCATTACTAACCGGCGGCTATTTTTTGTGGAAAAAACTCTGGAGAAACGCATCGATCTCATTTTTCTCGGTAGGACTATTTGTGCTATGTGTAAACGGAGAGCTGTATGATCCATCGCTTCTGTTTTATTATATCCAGGAATATTCGATTTCCTCTATTCCGGAGCATTTATTGATTTGGGGATCACTCTATGTGATTGCTATGATGATTGTCATTTGGGGGACGATCAGGCCGAGGGGACCAGCCGAAAAAGGCGTTCATGGAACGGCAGAGGTTCAGTATGGAGACCATTATACTCATACAGGATTCAAGATAGGAGGGGAGGGCGAAATCGTTATTGGGCGGCATAAAAAAAGCAACAATATTTTAACGTTTAAAGGTGAGAAACACCTGGTAACCGTTGCTCCTACTCGAAGCGGGAAGGGGGTGGGATCTATTATTCCCAACCTCCTTCACTATCCCAACAGTGTCATCGTTGTTGATCCCAAAGGGGAGAATTGTAATTTTACAGCGGAGCACCGACAGAACAAATTTGGTCATAAGATAATCTGCCTCGATCCATTCCGTGAATCTATTTGGGGCAAGGAAAATGGGACCAATCATTTCAATCCGCTTGATGCCATTCCAAACACATTTCAAAAGGCGTTTCGCCCCTGTAATGCCTTGGTGGATACGATTTTTTCAGAAGAAATAAAAGGGGATCCGTTTTGGTCCCGCAGAGCTAAAAACCTTTATCTTGGCTTTTTAATCTATATTTGTACGGCACCTGAATTTAATAATCCGGATCACCCCGACTACCATCCTGACCTGAGAAACCTGTCTACCGTTAATCACCTCTTTTCTATTCCGGCCGAAGACCTGATGGCTTATATCGAAAAGATCAGTGTCAGTGATGTCCCGTTGAACGTGAAAAAATTTGCCAATGACTTTCTGAGTGCGGGGGTTTCGGTAAAGATGTTGATCGGAATTATGGAGACGCTTAAAAGCGAAATCCAGCTTTTTCATTCTCCCGAACTCTCTTCGGTGATGAGCCATAGTGATTTTTCGTATGATGAGGTTGCGATCGGGAAAGCCACGATCTATTTGATCGTCCCACCGGAAGAGCTTCGCACGTATTCAAAATGGACGCGGATCATGATCACGATGTTTATCCAAAGAGCGATTTATATACGAAAAACACGGCTACAGGAAGCCAGTGAGGAAAAAATTCTCTTTTTAATGGATGAATTTACCAACTTGGGCAAGCTTAATATTGTCAGAGACAATTATTCTATCGCAGGTGGTTATGGGCTTCAGTTCTGGATTATTTTTCAGGATCTTGGCCAGTTAAAACCCCTCTATAAACAGAGCTGGCAATCCTTTTTTTCCAATGCAGATGTTGTCCAGGTATTTGGTGTCAATGATATTGATACCGCAGAATATATTTCCCGAACCTTAGGGGATACCACCATTGTTTCGGTCTCTAAATCCAAAAATCAAAGTACAGGTTTTCGCTATTCTGGTGGCAAAGGAACGTCAAAATCCGAACAAAAACGGCGACTTTATAATGCCGATGAAGTGAAGCGATTTCCCAGGAATCTACAGTTCATCATAACGAACGGCGAAAACCCTGTTATCGCAAAGAAAATTCAATACTACAGAGACCTTGAATTCAAGGACTACACCCCCACTCAAACACAAGTGTTTTCAAAGTTAAGTTCGCTTCCCGTGTGGTTTGATATTGATAATGACGACCTTAGTCTTGAGAGGAAATTAAGACTTCTCATACATGGAGAAGCCAGGCCAGATCTTCCGCCGGCCGAGGATAGCAATGATATTCAATTATCGGTCGATAATCCGGATATCGATGAACTGGAGGAGGACGATCATGGCGATGATATGGATATATCCATGTTTTAG